A window of Sedimentibacter sp. MB31-C6 genomic DNA:
CGGTAGTTAGCTCATGGATTGATTCTGTCAATTCAGATAGTTTTTTTTCAATTCTCACTAAAAGGTATACTGCCACTACAATTGGAAATCCAAAATTTCCTATAAGTGTTAATATTTCATCCATTTCTTTCACCTCCATGAGTCACATTCATAAATTTCCTTAATTTTTTTATAGCTATATATTTTGAACTGATAGCTGTTCTATAAGCTATATTTAATTTATTTGAAATTTGTTTCATACTTAATTTTTCGTTGTAATATAAATTAAGTATAGTTTGCTCCTTTATAGATAATTTCGCTATTTCTTGTGATAGTTCTTTCTTTTCCTCATGTTCGATTATATCTTTAAGTAAATCGTATTGACTATCAATAATATCTTCATATTCGATATTCATATCTTCCATTGTATTATTTAAGCTGATTGTTTTTCTAAGATTTTTAGTATTTCTAAAATAATTTTTATAAAAGTAGTCAATATTAGATTTTACATGTCTTAGAAAGTGTACTTGGCGATTTTCATCATAACTCTTAAGTGACTGCAATATTACAATATACCCTTCTTGAGTTAAATCTTCTATATTGTTATCTGATTCTTGATAATACTTGTATATATTTTTATAAATAAGTGGATGTAATTTTAATAGCAAAGTTTCCTGACAATTCATGTCCCCATTTAATGCTTCTTGAATAATATAGTTAATATCAGAGTCCATTATATCATCTCCTTACTGACAAATGTTTGCTAGTAATTGAATTATATATTAATAAAAAAATTTAGTAAAATCAGGAGTATAATATAATTGAAGAAGGAATCTGATAAGTTTTCAACATTTTAATTTTATTGAAATTTAAATATAAAAATGTTTTAAGGAAAGTGTATTATATGAAAAAGTTATTGAAATCTAACAAAATTGATGCTATGCTGCCAATTTACCTGGATGATTTAGGAAATTGCACGGAAATTATTACTTCTGCAGAATCTTTTATCAAAACTGTAACAATTGAAACGTGCGTAAAGAATTTGGCAGATTATTATAATATAAGCTTGTTTCACAATAGAATAAACTATGGAGCTGAACTTGGCATTACTAACAAAGTTCCAGTTGTAATAAATGACGAATTGATATACATTTATATCAATGTTCGTAAACCTTTACTTGATCATGATGCTGCGTACGGTTTTATAGATGTTAATTCAATAGAAGAGGAATTTAAAGAAAACGGCAAAGCCGCTATTCTAATGAAATCTGGTAGGGTAATACAAACACGGCAAAGCATTCAGTCTCTAAAAAGAGCAATGCTAAATGCTAGACTGGCTAAAGATATTTATAAAGAAAGACATCATAAGTAATTTTAAAAAATGTTGATGAGGATTTGTGCAACGCACAAATTCTCACTTTAACTTTGTTTACTATTGTTCGTTAATGTTTAAGCACTACTAAAACACTGGTTATATTTAAATTAAGTCAAACATATAATTAATAAACTAGCTCTATGTGAGCTTGATTAAGTTTAGGGGGATTTTTTATGGATGAAAAAACTGTACAAAGCATACTGCTAGAAAATAAAGAAACACTTAATGTAACAGGTGTAGAGAATGTGGATAACTTTAATGATGAAGTTGTAGTGTTGATTACCTTGAAAGGCAAGTTAACAATTAAGGGGGAGAAACTTAACATAAGTAAGCTTAATGTAGATGAAGGCAAGCTTATTGTTAAAGGAACTATTAACTCATTGATTTATTCTGATTATGAAGGTCAAAAAGAAAAAGTAAGCTTAGTTAAAAAATTGTTTAGGTAATATTATTATGGATTTTTTACCTTATTCTCAAGAATATATGCTTATAGTATCTGTAATGGGTGGAATGTTTCTTGGATTCATTTGGGATATATACAGGCTTATTAGGTATTATGTAAAACTTGGTTCTATAGGCACAGCAGTTGGTGATCTTGTTTATTGGATAATTAGTATTTATATAAGCATTAAGTTAATATTTGATATTAGCTATGGAAATGTTAGATTTTTTATATTAATGGGATTTTTATTAGGTGCGCTTTTATATTTTTATGGCATAAGCAATTATATCCTAAAGCTCTTTATATTAATAATTGATATACTCTTAAGGTATATTAAAAGAATTATTTCTTTTATGGTCTATCCATTGAAATTTGTTGTAAAAAAAATAAAAGCAGTTTTATATCCTATAAAATTAAAAATTAAAAAAATAATAGATAAAACTAAGCGAAGATATAAATTTTTTAAGTTTAAGCTAAAAAAGGTTTCCAGAAATAGAAAATTGTTATATAATAGAAGGAAACATACTAAAAGGATAAACAAAAGAAAAAGAAAGGAGCAAAAGCGAAGTGAAAGAAGATCAAAAAAAAATAATAGAGTTGAAAAGAAAAATAAATCATGATGATTTTCGAAGACAAGAAAGAGAAATAAAAGAACAAAAAAAATATAAAAAGCTTGAGACTCCTAAAAAAAAGAAAAAAAAATTTAATTTAGTTAATGTTATTTTTACTATTTTTGTTTTATATTTTGCATATACAGCTTTTAATCAATATAAACTAATAGATGAATTAGATGGACAAATTGCTGAAAAAAATTCAATTAAATCTGAAACGATAAATAGCATTGAAGAATTAAAGGAAGATGTTGAAAAAATAAATAATGATGAAAAGCTATTGGAGTTAGTAGAAAAAATAGCTAGAGATCAGTATAAAATGGTAAAACCTAACGAAATTATCTATATAGACAAAAATAAAAATGATAATAAATTTATTAAAGGTATCGGTTTTGGAGGAGATATGATAGATGAATAATTTGAATTATCATATTTAATTTTTCAGTGTTTTTTATTTAAAATCATATTTTGACAGTATTTTACAAATCCTTCTGCTATTATAAAGAGTATTAATAGTAGGGGTGGGATATTATGTTAGATAAAGCAAAAGAAAAAACATTTAAAAAAGAATTTATACACATTAAAGAAAATTGGTTAATATTTTTAGTGTGTTTTTTTATTTCAAGATATAGTATAATTGAAGAAATTTTTCCTTTCGCAATTATAGTTTTAAGTACCTATTGTTATAACAGAGGACCGTCAATATCCATGTTATTGGTAATGCTTCTAGCAATATTTAGTATTCAATTAAATTTTGTTTATAGTGTAATATTAATTGCTATTTATTTGTTTTTTTATAGTTTTAGAAATGAAGAACAAAAATCGGTTTTATTAATTTCTGTTTATGGAGCTGCTGTTTTATTTTTTTCAAAAACTGCAATTCTTGTTTTTGGAGAATTTAACATAAATAGCTTTATGCTTAATATTTTTGAAGCATTATTTATTTTTAGCAGTATAGCATTGATAAATGATGGTATTAAGATTATTAAAGAAAAAAAATATATTAATAGAAAAAAAAGCATAACTAAATCTAAAGATGAAAGTTCTGAGTTAAACAGAATACCTAAATCTATAATGGAAGCAGCTTCTACTTCAGTTTCAAATGACAAGCCTTTTTTAATGAAACAAAGAAGAAGTAGAAGTAGTAATAAGAAAAAAAAGTTTAATTTATTTTCGGATAAAGCTAAAAATAAAATAAAGGAACAATTGTTATGGCAAAATATGAATCTTAAGTTCTTTGAAGTAATGTCAGGAAATGGAGATTCTATTATATTAAGTTTGACTGTAAAAACTGAGAAAACACCGGAAGAAACAGAAGCGGCTATTGTCCTTATAGTTAGAAATTTAAGCGGTATAAAAGTTAAGTGTGTCGAAAGAGTTATAGCATCTCCAAATTATTATGTGCTTAAATTTAAAAATATTAAAAGAGTAAAAATTAGAACTTATAATGCTACTGCAATAAAGGATGGAAGTCCTGTATCAGGTGATTCATTTGCATATGAAGGAAGAAGCGATAAATATTATACTGTTCTTTGCGACGGCATTGGTTCAGGGCAAGAAGCCTTTGATGAAAGTAATGTTGCAGTAGATTTATTATCAAGTTTTATAAATGCTGATTTTTCCGAAGAACAAGTAATAAAAACATTGAATTCTATTTTAATGCTTAAATTTGAGGATGAAAGATACGTAACGTTTGATTTAAATATTATAGATTATAGTAAAAAGGAAATTCGACTTTACAAAGCTGGAGCAGCACCAACATATATTTTAAGTGGTGGAACAGTAGATAAAATAGTTGGCAAGAGCTTACCGATGGGTATACTAGAAAACTTTGATTATAATGTTTTTAAAAGAGTTATTAGAAAGGGCGATATTATTGTAATGATATCTGATGGTATTGTCGACTCCGTAAATATGGATGTTAAAAAGTCCTTAGAAAAATATTTAGAGATTATAATGGATAAAGATCCTCAAACAATTGCAAATTCAATATTAAGTTATGCATTAAGAGGTAGAAAAGAAGTTATGGATGATATGACAGTTTTAGTTACAATAATAGATTAAATATAAATAATAGTGAAGAATCTCTTGAGTATTGAAATCATGAGATTCTTCAATTGAATTTAAGAATTACAATAAAGCTTAGTTTAGGCGATGCCTAAATTTTTTTATTTAATTTGTGAAATTTATTTTTAAAATATCTATTTTGTGGTATAATTTAAGGTATGTAAACATTAATGAGGAATATTATGTATAATTTAGTTAAAAGAAATATATTGGATAAAAATCTAATAAAGAATGGTGATAATATTTTAATAGGCTTATCAGGCGGGCCTGATTCTATTTTTTTGTTTCATAATTTAAGGTTATTAAAGGAAACATTAAGTTTTAATTTATATGCTTCACATATAAATCATATGTATCGTGGACAAGATGCTCAGCATGATGAGGATTTTGTTAGGTCTTTATGTAGTTCCTATGGTATTAAGCTGTTTGTAAAGAGAAAAAATGCTTCGGATTATGCTAATGAACTCAAAGTTACAGAAGAAGAAGCTGGTAGAATACTGAGGTATAACTTTTTTAGGGAAAATTTAAATGAAATAGGTGGAGGAAAAATAGCTGTAGCTCATAATCTTAATGACCAAGCAGAAACTGTTTTGCAACGAATCATAAGAGGAAGCGGAATCGATGGGTTAAGTGCTATGTCATTTATTAAAGATGATTTAATCAGACCAATATTAAATGTTCAAAGATATGAAATAGAAAAATACTTGTATGATAATAACTATGAATTTTGCATAGATAAAACAAATAGTCAGGATATTTACGGAAGAAATAAGATTAGATTAAACTTAATACCTTATCTTGAAAAGGACTTTAATCCCAATATTCAGAATACATTATATAGAATGTCTGAAGTAATGAAAAGGGACAGTAAAATAATCTCAAAGTATATTAATTCTAAGTATAAAGATTCTTTATTAGAAGTGGATAATAATAAAGTTGTTTTAGATTTTGAGAAATTAAAAAGTATGGAAGATTATGAAACAGGAAGAATTATTAGGCAAGGGATAGAGGAATTAAAGGGAAATACTAATAATATTGAAATGAAGCATATTGAATATATTAATGAATTTATAAAAAATGGGAAGACAGGAAAAACAATAAATTTAACAGAAGGGTTTACAATTAGTATAAGCTATGGTAAATTTATTGTTAGGAAAATTGTTGAAAATACTTCTAGCTTTATATATAATATTATAACGGATGAACCTATATTTATTAAAGAGGTAGGTAAGACTATATTACTTAAAGTATTGGAATATGAAGAGTTTAATCCTAAAGATAATTTAGGTATAAGTCTTGATTATGGTCTTATTGAAGGAAAATTAAAAGTAAGAAATAGGAGACATGGAGATAGTATTGTTCCTTGTGGCATGAAAGGTAGCAAAAAGATAAAGGATATATTTATTGATATGAAAGTTCCTACTTTTGAAAGAGACAAAAAGTTAATAATAGCTGATGACTGTAATATATTATGGTTGGAAGGTTTTAGAATTCATAACAGATATAAAGTTTCATCTTCAACAAAAAAAATATTAAACATAACTGTATGGGAGGACAAAAATGAACAAGGATATTAAAGAAATACTTATTGATGAAGATATATTACAATCTAAAGTCAGAGAACTTGGAATGAAAATAACAGAAGATTATAGAGGTAAGGACTTGCATTTGATATGTGTTTTAAAAGGTGCTGTTATTTTTTTAAGTGATTTGATGAAAAGAATTGAGCTACCTTTAGATATAGATTTTATGGCTATTTCAAGTTATGGTTCAGGGACTAAGTCCTCTGGAGTAGTAAGAATCTTAAAGGATTTAGATGCTGGAATAGAAGGGAAAGATGTATTAATAGTTGAAGATATAATTGATTCAGGATTGACTTTGTCATATTTAATGGAAAATTTAAAGGCTAGAGGTCCTAAATCAGTTGAAATATGTACTATTTTAGATAAACCAAGTAGAAGGACTATCGATTTAAATATTAAATATACTGGCTTCCAAGTTCCAGATGAATTTGTAGTTGGTTATGGTCTGGATTATGATGAAAAGTACAGAAATCTGCCTTATATAGCAGTATTAAAAGAAGAAATTTATAGTAATTAAGAATTTGTATTGTAGAATTAACTATAGTAATTAAAATAAAATTATGATACAATTTATTATCAAAACGCACAGTCTTATGGACTGAGAGGAGGCTGTAATTGAAAGGTTTTATGAGAAGCATCGCTATGTATATAGTTATTTTTATTGTTATTATTCTGTTGGCTCAAAATATGATAGATCCATCATCAGAAGACAATAAAATATCATATAGCGAGCTAATAGTTCAAATACAAAATAACAATATTAAGTCACTGTCATTTACTGAAAGTGACGTAAAGGGAGTATTTAAAGATGATTCATCTTTTACTTCGTATGTACCTACTATTTTCTTGTTTTCTTCAAGTTTCTATGATAATTATCTTATGGAAAAGGTTGAAACTGGTGAGATAGTTATTGAAGGGGAGCCTGTACCGGCTACACCTTTCTGGGTTCAAATATTACCTACTGTAGGGATGCTTGTTCTTTTGGGAGTTTTATGGTTTGTTTTCATGAAACAATCTCAAGGCGGAGGTGCTGGTAAAGCCATGTCCTTTGGAAAGAGTAAAGCAAAGTTGCATAAGGAAGAGGACCCTAGTAAAAAAATTACTTTTGATGATGTTGCAGGTTTAGATGAAGAAAAAGAAGAATTAAGTGAAATTGTTGATTTTTTAAAAACCCCATCAAAATTTGTGAATCTTGGAGCGCGTATACCTAAAGGTGTTTTACTTGTAGGACCTCCTGGAACTGGTAAAACATATTTATCAAAATCTGTATCTGGAGAAGCTGGAGTACCTTTTTTTAGCATAAGTGGTTCTGATTTTGTAGAAATGTTTGTTGGTGTTGGAGCATCAAGGGTTAGAGATTTATTCGAGCAAGCTAAAAAAAATGCACCATGTATAGTATTTATAGATGAAATTGATGCTGTTGGTAGAAGAAGAGGCGCTGGAATGGGTGGCGGAAATGACGAAAGAGAACAGACATTAAATCAATTATTGGTTGAAATGGATGGATTCTCAGGTAATGAAGGAATTATTATTATTGCTGCAACGAACAGACCTGATATTCTAGACCCAGCATTAATGAGACCAGGTAGATTTGACAGACAAGTTCATGTTGGATTGCCAGATGTAAGAGCTAGGGAAGAAATTTTGAAAATTCATGTTAAAAAGAAGCCTTTAGCTGAAGACATCGATTTAGAAATAGTTGCAAAGCGTACACCTGGTTTTACACCTGCAGATTTAGAAAATGCTATGAATGAAGCAGCTTTGTTAACTGCAAGGCAAAATAAAGAATTGATAACTATGGATATTATTGAAGAGGCTATTACAAAGGTAATAGCAGGTCCAGAGAAAAGAAGTAAAGTAATAAGTGAGAATGAAAAGAAATTGACAGCATACCATGAGGCTGGTCATGCAGTTGTTGCTAGATTGTCATCTAAGAAAGATCCTGTTCATATGATTACAATAATACCTAGAGGTGGTGCTGGAGGATTTACTATGTACCTTCCGGAAGAGGATAAATCATATGCTTCAAAGGCAGACATGGAAGACAATATTGTTCGCTTATTAGGAGGAAGAGTAGCAGAAAAATTGGCACTTGATGATATTTCAACAGGAGCATCTAACGATATAGAAAGAGCAACTAAAATTGCTCGGGCTATGGTTACTACTTATGGTATGAGTGATAAACTTGGTCCAATGGCTTATGGAACAAATGATGATGAAGTATTTTTAGGCAGAGATTTTAATAAAATTAGGAATTACAGTGAAGAAGTTGCTGCAAAGATAGACGACGAAATGCGAACGATTATAGATACTGCATATCTGAAGACAGAAAAGTTATTAAGTGAAAATATGGAAAAATTAGAAAGGGTTGCACAAGCTCTTCTTGAAAAAGAAACAATAACGGGGAAAGAATTCGAAACATTGTTTGAAGGAGTTTAATTTAATACAATTTTAACAGTAAGGGCGAGATCATAATCTCGCCCTTTGTTTTTTAAAATAACAGTTAGCATCTAATAGGTTCTTCAGTATCTGTTGCTACTATAACACAATGTCTATGTCCATCGTTGCAAGATGTAGGATCTTTTATTAAGTGAATGTGTTCACCAAAACCTGATTGTATAGCTGGACCAGTTTTTCCACAAAACTTGTGACAATGGCAATCATCAATGCTAGTTTTAAATTCTACTTCATGAATGTGACTATCTCTGCAAGGAATCGCCCTACCTGTTGTAGTTTCAAAACAATGGGTGTGTCTGTCGCGGCCTCTACCTGCTGGTGAAACTAAACCTTCTACATCATGTACATGTTGTTTTGAATAATCAGATTGTATATTGTTATCATTGCTATAACTCATTTCGCATGCTCCTTTAATTTCATGTTTACCACCTTTATTAGTGGCATTTTGATTAACTTATAATGGTTGTACTAAATATTTCTATAATATAATATGTACAAATTACTCATATGTGATTGAAATATATAGTGCAAATTAACAAAAAATGGATTTGAGCTATGACAGCACATAAAAATAATTTTTATTTGTAAGGATTTTAAATAGTTTAAATAAATATAATAAAACATTGTCAATGTTGAAATATTAATGAATTTTTTAATTGCTAGGATGCGTGGATGATTTTATGTTGCAATTTTTAATGCAAGTTTAAAAAAAGGGAAATCTTTTTGACGGAATATCTTGCAAATTTAATTAATTTGGATTATATTAATTAAAGAATATACTTGTTAAAGCTCAATAAATGGAGGTAAGCATGTTGGAAAAAGAAAAACTTTCTCAGTTAAAAACAGCAAGAGAAGATTGGGAAGAAAAGGTATTAAACAAATCACTTAGTAAAAAACCAGAAAGCAAGGCTGAGTTTAAAACTGGCTCAGGAGATAATGTAGAAAGACTTTATACTCCGGAAGATATAACAGATATTGATTATGAAAATGAAATTGGTTATCCTGGTCAATATCCATTTACCAGAGGTTATCAGCCTACTATGTACAGAGGTAAAAATTGGACTATGAGGATGTATGCAGGGTTTGCTACTGCAGAAAAATCAAATGAAAGATACAAATATCTAGTTGATCAAGGTTCAACTGGTTTATCTGTAGCTTTTGATTTACCTACTCAAATTGGTTATGATTCAGATCATTCGTTATCACAAGGTGAAGTTGGTAAGGTTGGTGTTGCCATAGATTCATTAAAAGATATGGAAATACTTTTTGATGGGATTCCTTTGGATAAAGTTAGTACATCTATGACTATAAATGCACCTGCTGCAGTTCTTTTAGCTATGTATATAGCAGTTGCAGAAAAACAGGGTGTAACTCCAGATAAATTAAGAGGTACAATTCAAAATGATATATTAAAAGAATACATAGCAAGGGGAACATATATATTCCCTACAGAACCATCAATGAGATTAATTACTAATATATTTGAATATTGCTCTAAAGAAGTTCCAAAATGGAATACAATTAGTATATCAGGATATCACATTAGAGAAGCAGGCTCAACTGCTGCACAAGAAGTAGGTTTTACTTTAGCTGATGGTATTGCATATGTTGAAGCTGCAATTAAAGCAGGGCTTGATGTTGACACTTTTGCGCCTAGATTATCATTCTTCTTTAATGCACATAATGACTTACTTGAAGAGGTAGCTAAATTTAGAGCTGCAAGAAGACTATGGGCAAAAATAATGAAAGATAGATTTAAAGCAAAAAATGAAAAATCAATGATGTTAAAGTTCCATACTCAGACAGCTGGTTGTACTCTTACAGCTCAACAGCCTGATAATAATATTATAAGAGTTGCAATGCAGGCTCTAGCAGCAGTTTTAGGAGGTACTCAATCCTTGCATACAAATTCTAGAGATGAAGCATTAGCTCTTCCAGCTGAGTCTTCAGTAACAATTGCATTGAGAACACAACAAATAATTGCAAATGAAACAGGTGTTACTAATACTGTAGACCCATT
This region includes:
- a CDS encoding YvrJ family protein: MDEILTLIGNFGFPIVVAVYLLVRIEKKLSELTESIHELTTAIKSM
- a CDS encoding RNA polymerase sigma factor: MDSDINYIIQEALNGDMNCQETLLLKLHPLIYKNIYKYYQESDNNIEDLTQEGYIVILQSLKSYDENRQVHFLRHVKSNIDYFYKNYFRNTKNLRKTISLNNTMEDMNIEYEDIIDSQYDLLKDIIEHEEKKELSQEIAKLSIKEQTILNLYYNEKLSMKQISNKLNIAYRTAISSKYIAIKKLRKFMNVTHGGERNG
- the yabP gene encoding sporulation protein YabP is translated as MDEKTVQSILLENKETLNVTGVENVDNFNDEVVVLITLKGKLTIKGEKLNISKLNVDEGKLIVKGTINSLIYSDYEGQKEKVSLVKKLFR
- the yabQ gene encoding spore cortex biosynthesis protein YabQ, giving the protein MDFLPYSQEYMLIVSVMGGMFLGFIWDIYRLIRYYVKLGSIGTAVGDLVYWIISIYISIKLIFDISYGNVRFFILMGFLLGALLYFYGISNYILKLFILIIDILLRYIKRIISFMVYPLKFVVKKIKAVLYPIKLKIKKIIDKTKRRYKFFKFKLKKVSRNRKLLYNRRKHTKRINKRKRKEQKRSERRSKKNNRVEKKNKS
- a CDS encoding FtsB family cell division protein, with protein sequence MKEDQKKIIELKRKINHDDFRRQEREIKEQKKYKKLETPKKKKKKFNLVNVIFTIFVLYFAYTAFNQYKLIDELDGQIAEKNSIKSETINSIEELKEDVEKINNDEKLLELVEKIARDQYKMVKPNEIIYIDKNKNDNKFIKGIGFGGDMIDE
- a CDS encoding SpoIIE family protein phosphatase gives rise to the protein MLDKAKEKTFKKEFIHIKENWLIFLVCFFISRYSIIEEIFPFAIIVLSTYCYNRGPSISMLLVMLLAIFSIQLNFVYSVILIAIYLFFYSFRNEEQKSVLLISVYGAAVLFFSKTAILVFGEFNINSFMLNIFEALFIFSSIALINDGIKIIKEKKYINRKKSITKSKDESSELNRIPKSIMEAASTSVSNDKPFLMKQRRSRSSNKKKKFNLFSDKAKNKIKEQLLWQNMNLKFFEVMSGNGDSIILSLTVKTEKTPEETEAAIVLIVRNLSGIKVKCVERVIASPNYYVLKFKNIKRVKIRTYNATAIKDGSPVSGDSFAYEGRSDKYYTVLCDGIGSGQEAFDESNVAVDLLSSFINADFSEEQVIKTLNSILMLKFEDERYVTFDLNIIDYSKKEIRLYKAGAAPTYILSGGTVDKIVGKSLPMGILENFDYNVFKRVIRKGDIIVMISDGIVDSVNMDVKKSLEKYLEIIMDKDPQTIANSILSYALRGRKEVMDDMTVLVTIID
- the tilS gene encoding tRNA lysidine(34) synthetase TilS; translated protein: MYNLVKRNILDKNLIKNGDNILIGLSGGPDSIFLFHNLRLLKETLSFNLYASHINHMYRGQDAQHDEDFVRSLCSSYGIKLFVKRKNASDYANELKVTEEEAGRILRYNFFRENLNEIGGGKIAVAHNLNDQAETVLQRIIRGSGIDGLSAMSFIKDDLIRPILNVQRYEIEKYLYDNNYEFCIDKTNSQDIYGRNKIRLNLIPYLEKDFNPNIQNTLYRMSEVMKRDSKIISKYINSKYKDSLLEVDNNKVVLDFEKLKSMEDYETGRIIRQGIEELKGNTNNIEMKHIEYINEFIKNGKTGKTINLTEGFTISISYGKFIVRKIVENTSSFIYNIITDEPIFIKEVGKTILLKVLEYEEFNPKDNLGISLDYGLIEGKLKVRNRRHGDSIVPCGMKGSKKIKDIFIDMKVPTFERDKKLIIADDCNILWLEGFRIHNRYKVSSSTKKILNITVWEDKNEQGY
- the hpt gene encoding hypoxanthine phosphoribosyltransferase produces the protein MNKDIKEILIDEDILQSKVRELGMKITEDYRGKDLHLICVLKGAVIFLSDLMKRIELPLDIDFMAISSYGSGTKSSGVVRILKDLDAGIEGKDVLIVEDIIDSGLTLSYLMENLKARGPKSVEICTILDKPSRRTIDLNIKYTGFQVPDEFVVGYGLDYDEKYRNLPYIAVLKEEIYSN
- the ftsH gene encoding ATP-dependent zinc metalloprotease FtsH, translating into MRSIAMYIVIFIVIILLAQNMIDPSSEDNKISYSELIVQIQNNNIKSLSFTESDVKGVFKDDSSFTSYVPTIFLFSSSFYDNYLMEKVETGEIVIEGEPVPATPFWVQILPTVGMLVLLGVLWFVFMKQSQGGGAGKAMSFGKSKAKLHKEEDPSKKITFDDVAGLDEEKEELSEIVDFLKTPSKFVNLGARIPKGVLLVGPPGTGKTYLSKSVSGEAGVPFFSISGSDFVEMFVGVGASRVRDLFEQAKKNAPCIVFIDEIDAVGRRRGAGMGGGNDEREQTLNQLLVEMDGFSGNEGIIIIAATNRPDILDPALMRPGRFDRQVHVGLPDVRAREEILKIHVKKKPLAEDIDLEIVAKRTPGFTPADLENAMNEAALLTARQNKELITMDIIEEAITKVIAGPEKRSKVISENEKKLTAYHEAGHAVVARLSSKKDPVHMITIIPRGGAGGFTMYLPEEDKSYASKADMEDNIVRLLGGRVAEKLALDDISTGASNDIERATKIARAMVTTYGMSDKLGPMAYGTNDDEVFLGRDFNKIRNYSEEVAAKIDDEMRTIIDTAYLKTEKLLSENMEKLERVAQALLEKETITGKEFETLFEGV
- a CDS encoding YmaF family protein, which gives rise to MSYSNDNNIQSDYSKQHVHDVEGLVSPAGRGRDRHTHCFETTTGRAIPCRDSHIHEVEFKTSIDDCHCHKFCGKTGPAIQSGFGEHIHLIKDPTSCNDGHRHCVIVATDTEEPIRC
- a CDS encoding acyl-CoA mutase large subunit family protein, with the translated sequence MLEKEKLSQLKTAREDWEEKVLNKSLSKKPESKAEFKTGSGDNVERLYTPEDITDIDYENEIGYPGQYPFTRGYQPTMYRGKNWTMRMYAGFATAEKSNERYKYLVDQGSTGLSVAFDLPTQIGYDSDHSLSQGEVGKVGVAIDSLKDMEILFDGIPLDKVSTSMTINAPAAVLLAMYIAVAEKQGVTPDKLRGTIQNDILKEYIARGTYIFPTEPSMRLITNIFEYCSKEVPKWNTISISGYHIREAGSTAAQEVGFTLADGIAYVEAAIKAGLDVDTFAPRLSFFFNAHNDLLEEVAKFRAARRLWAKIMKDRFKAKNEKSMMLKFHTQTAGCTLTAQQPDNNIIRVAMQALAAVLGGTQSLHTNSRDEALALPAESSVTIALRTQQIIANETGVTNTVDPLAGSYYIEAKTKEIEEKAMEYISKIDDLGGAPRAIDLGFIQKEITDSAYQYQMEIESEDRIVVGVNKFQVKEDSPKGLLKVDPIVGEMQKKKIEDVKAARNNDAVKEKLEALRKACEGTENVMPFILSAVREYATLGEICGVMREVFGEYEQAVLL